One Mycolicibacterium fallax genomic window, GCGGCGGCGTCGCTGCCCAGATCGTGCAGCACCGCCAGCGGATCGTCGACCGGCACATACTCGGCGCGGTGATCCAGGTAGTCCGCGGTGGACCGGTTGGACAGTTCGGCCGCGCGCTGCGCCAGCGGGTCGGCGACCAGCGCCGGGCAGCCGGCCGCGGCGCGGGTCGCGGCGATGGCCGCGTCGAAGGCGGCGGCGCCGGGTTCGGCGCCGGCCGGGCCCGCGGTGAGCAGCGCGGCGGCCAGCAGCGCGGCGGTCACGGCGCGGCGGTGCTCACCGGCAGACATCGGACCGATTGATCCGGGAGCCCCAGTACTTGACCCGCTGCATCGACGGCCCGGTGAACCAGGCCGGCTGGCGGGCCCGCAGCCCGTTGCCGACGTTGGACAGGTGCTGCCACAGCCGATAGAAGCTCTCGCCCTGGTAGATCGGAAAGTAGCTGTCGCCGGCGAAGGTCCGCTGCTGGGTCAGCGCCCCGGCCCGCGGGCTCAGGAAGGCCACCGCGGTGTCGATGTTGGTCAGCACGGCGGCGGCGTGGGCGGGGATGTCCTCGACCGACCAGTTGCCGTTGCGGCTGATCAGCTTGATGTTGAACCGGTCGATCTGGCGAAGCAGTTCGCCGTACTGCGCGTCGTACCACTGGCACATCTCGCGTTCGGCGGTGATGTCCGCGTCGGTGACGTGCCGACGGCTGGCGTCGTAGGGGTAGGGGAACTTGGGCTGCCAGTCCGAGGCGACCGGGGTGATCATCGGCAGCCGCGGCGGCGGCGGCTCCTGGCCGACCGGGTCCGGCGGGTCGGCCCGGCCGGGGGCGGCGGTGAGCAGCAGCACCGCGGCCAGCAGGCCGGCCAGGGTCCGGCGGGTCGGCGTTGCGGTCGGCACGGCCGGCTACCGTCCGCCCAGCGCGGCGTCGATGCCGCCGACGTCGGTGATCGCCCAGCCCCGCTGCGGGTCGACGGTGATGCTGTAGGTGGCGGTGGACTGCAGGCCCTGCGGTGCCTGGGCGGTCTTGGTCAGCACGCTGACGAAGGCGTCCACCACGTACCGGTCGCCGGCCTCGGAGCGGACGATGGCGGCCACCGGCTTGGCCGTCGACTCCCAGCGCAGCGGGGTCAGGATCTGCTCCATCGAATCGGCCGCCTCGCCGAGCCGGGCGGACAGCTCCGGGGAGGCCCCGGCCACCAGCCGGATCTTCCAGTCGGACAGGTCGCGGTGGTCCATCCGGGCCGCGCCGACCGCGTAGTCGATGGCGACCTGCTGCGCGCGCTCCCGGTCGGCGTCCCGGCTGGCGGCCGCGGTCAACTCGCCGCGGGCGTCGAGGTACAGCCAGGACAGCACCCCGACCGCGAGCACCAGCGCGGCGAGGACGGTGCCCACGGCCAGGGTGCGCACCGACACCGACAGCTGCCGGGTCGGCCGGGGGGCGTTGGGCTCGGGGGTTTCGGGGGTTTCGGGGGTTTCGCCCACGGTTCTGCCTTTCTCGTGGTGGGTCAGCGCGGCGGAAGCACGTTGACGCGCAGGTCGATGGCTCCGTCGGGGGGGATCCCGCGCAGCATGTTGTCCAGCATTCGGCCGGTGTCGAAGCCGCCCAGCGCCGAGCCGATCGCGCGCACGTTGGGCAGCAGGGTCTCGGCCAGCACCTTGACGTCGGGGGAGCGGGAGTCCAGGAATCGCTGGATTCTGCTCAGGTAGTCGCGGAACCGTTCCAGCGCCTCCGGCGAGCCGGCCAGCACCAGGTTCATCGCGCCGGCGAACACGCCGGCCAGATTGGCGCCGGCCGCGTCGATGTCGGGAGCCAAACTGGCCAGCGCCGGACCGGCGAAGCCGGCGTCGCGCAGCAGCGTCTGGGCGTTGCGCAGCAGTTCCCGGCCGCGGCCGTCGGCGCCGGTCGCCTCGGCGCGCAGCAGGGTGGCGGCCCGGGCCAGGTTGGGCAGCACCGCCTCCGGATCGGGCAGCGCCACATCGGCCTCGGCGACCAGGGCGCTGAGCCGGTCGGGATCGGCCTGCCCCAACAGCCGGCCGACGCTGACCGCCAGGTCGGAGATGGTCGGGGTGACGGCGATGGCCTCGGCGGCGATCCGGTCGCCGTCGGCCA contains:
- a CDS encoding MlaD family protein, translated to MKLPNLLSAAGLAAIVVFAVAQLGALGVRTGPPEQRATISMSVPNINGLVVGSGVLLRGVPVGKVTAIEPTAAAATVHFYIDAAHRVPADSMVRLDNLSALGETYVGLFPVRADGPMLADGDRIAAEAIAVTPTISDLAVSVGRLLGQADPDRLSALVAEADVALPDPEAVLPNLARAATLLRAEATGADGRGRELLRNAQTLLRDAGFAGPALASLAPDIDAAGANLAGVFAGAMNLVLAGSPEALERFRDYLSRIQRFLDSRSPDVKVLAETLLPNVRAIGSALGGFDTGRMLDNMLRGIPPDGAIDLRVNVLPPR